A stretch of DNA from Coccidioides posadasii str. Silveira chromosome 4, complete sequence:
CAGGAGCAGGCTGCACAGGTGATCCCTTCGGCTTGGATTCATCGTCGTCCGGGGTCTCAGAGATGGCTTTGGTTTCAGGAGCTGGAGTAACATCGCTGGAGACTTCGACGGGCTCCTCAGCCTTCTCGAGATCTGCAGGCTTTTCAGCTTCGGCAGGCTCATCAGCGATTGGTGCAGCGGAAGCGCCTGCCTCTCCACCACCGGTTGTTGGCTCATCGACGACAGTCACGGGGGTCTCCTCGCTCTGATCTTTAACGGGTGTTGGATCGACCTGTTCCTCTGGCTGCGTGTCTGCCGGAGTTTCCTCAGCTTTCAAATCAGCTGCAGGCTCAGCCTCAATCTTCTCAGAGGCTGTCGCATCAGTCGACGGTTCGGGCTCATCCGCAGGTTTTGATTCTTCCTTGGCCGCCGGCACTGGTTCTGCGGTAACCGGAACTTCCGGTCCCTTCACGTCGTCCTGGACGACCGGTTCTTCAGGGGCGTTGATCTCTGCCCCCAAAACCTCAGGAGTCTCTGCCTTTGGTTCTGGATCGGCATTTGGCTCCAATGCCTCTGTGGAAGTGGGTGCTTCTGGCTGTGGCTCGGGTTCATTGTCCGGCTTTGAAGCAGGCTCTTGTTGAGCTTCCGTAGCTTCCTTCTCAGCATCAGCAGGGGCCGTAACCTCTGGCTGTTCATCAACAACAGCTGGTGTGTCAGGGACAGTGGCCTTGTCGGAAGGTTCAACAGGAGTAACTTCCTTCACGTCAAGAGTCTCGACAGGATCCATCGATTTTTGTGGTATGTGCTCCACGGCCTTTTCGGCTGCGGCATCCCGGGCCGGCTCATCCTCGACGACATCTtcctgagcttcaacctgcTCATTCGGTGTCTCAGCGGGTTCTTGTGCTGGTGCTGGCGATGGTGCAACGGTGTCTTCCTTTTCTACAACCGGTTCTACGGCAGCAACCGTATCAGCTACCTCCGCTTCCTCGAGTTTCTCGGTTGCAACCGTGTCCTCGTTGACAACAGCAGCCTCGGAGGCGGTCGCTGGCTCAGCGGACTCCACGCCTGAAGTTGCAGTTTCCTGATCCTGCTTAGCGTCGGCATTTTGTTCTTCCGGCTGCGGCTCTGCCTCGGCTGCTTCCGTCTGGATGACGTCATCGGCATCGGTCTTGCTGGCTTGCGGCTCCGGTTCCTCAGCTTGTTTCTCCTGCGCAACCCCGTCCGTCGCTTCGGCTGGAGACGCTTTGGCATCTTCAACGGCAGCTTTCTCCTCTGGCGCGGGCTCAGCAGGGAGACGAGCTTCGTCGTCGTGCTTCTCGTCCTCCTTCACTGGTTCGGAGGCGGGTTCCGCTTCGATCGGAGTTGTACCTGCGGTCGAGGCACTCTGCTCATCGCAAGGTTCCTCGTCGCCAGAGGTTGGTTCCTTGACAGGTGCATCGTCTTTCTCGGCCGGAATTTCGCCGTCGGCCGCATTTTCGGCGGCTGGTGGTTCCGTTGGCGCAGCTTTTTCGTCAGCCGGTTCGGTTGATGCTTTGACGGGCTCCGGTTCGGCAGGAGAATCTTCTGCTACTGGAACCTCATCTACAGGCTTTTCCTGCTGTTGAACCTCCTTCTCCTCGACCTCGGTCTTGGAAGATGGAACAACTTCATCGTCCTTCTGCGCCGGTTCTTCGACGGTCTCGGTGGCAGATGCGGTGACGTTTTCAGCCAGTGGCTCGGACGGTGCTTCAGTTGTGGAAAcattcttttcttcctcttcatcttccgTTACTGCTTCTGCAGTAGCTTCGGGAATAGGATCGGTTGAAACTGCGGCGGCGGCTGTCTCGACCTCTGGAGCCTTTTCGACCTTTGGTGCTTCCTCAGCAGGCTCTTCCGTTTGCTCTGGGGCCGCAGGTTCGGCTGGTTTCTCAACCTCCTTGACAGCATCCATAGCAGGTTGCTCCGCAGCAGGAGTCTCTTTGGTCTCTTctgcggtggtggtggtggtctGGGCCACGTCTTCTTCCGGCTTCGATGATGCTACAACCTCTTCTTTGTCCTTATCCACTTCGTCGCCGGCCGTGCTTGCCTCGGGCACCTTTTCAGCTACCTTAGGTTCTTCTGGCGCAGGTGGTTGCGATTCCTTATCGTCCTTGGGCGCCGCGTCATCGGTTTCGGCCGGGTTTGGAACGGACACTGGCGTGAATTTCCCTGGCACGAATGCGGGAGCGGCTGGGTTCAGGGATCTTGTGGAGCTTGACATGCTCGCTGGGGTTTGGGGTCTTGACTCCAAATCCTTTGCGGTTTCT
This window harbors:
- a CDS encoding uncharacterized protein (EggNog:ENOG410PSRA~COG:S~TransMembrane:1 (o1408-1425i)); this encodes MTEASKQSVRIAVRRPTSTPSIFLVASFTDPAWDPVELEAKPVTSADATSEAYEFSKSFELAPGKYQYKFRAGSGDAWFCDTDVPTEVDNDGNMNNVLLVETASDSKKEGLQAGQSKSDNTTEIAETVVASDETTEKAAADKESNGVNGVVAEKADPESKEASVPAEEAPEKAEKESTGGEDVAEQPTTVSEAIAKSTPSDLKPADDSQPKADIKDEDVSVNGGPVEKKLEVQEAETESPQPEKKAPEVSSPDSSADPISSATEAESPGQAEPEPSEPKAEEPKAPVEPEIQPTSEVEKQAEATEPKDESPAVLNPEAPQQLTETAKDLESRPQTPASMSSSTRSLNPAAPAFVPGKFTPVSVPNPAETDDAAPKDDKESQPPAPEEPKVAEKVPEASTAGDEVDKDKEEVVASSKPEEDVAQTTTTTAEETKETPAAEQPAMDAVKEVEKPAEPAAPEQTEEPAEEAPKVEKAPEVETAAAAVSTDPIPEATAEAVTEDEEEEKNVSTTEAPSEPLAENVTASATETVEEPAQKDDEVVPSSKTEVEEKEVQQQEKPVDEVPVAEDSPAEPEPVKASTEPADEKAAPTEPPAAENAADGEIPAEKDDAPVKEPTSGDEEPCDEQSASTAGTTPIEAEPASEPVKEDEKHDDEARLPAEPAPEEKAAVEDAKASPAEATDGVAQEKQAEEPEPQASKTDADDVIQTEAAEAEPQPEEQNADAKQDQETATSGVESAEPATASEAAVVNEDTVATEKLEEAEVADTVAAVEPVVEKEDTVAPSPAPAQEPAETPNEQVEAQEDVVEDEPARDAAAEKAVEHIPQKSMDPVETLDVKEVTPVEPSDKATVPDTPAVVDEQPEVTAPADAEKEATEAQQEPASKPDNEPEPQPEAPTSTEALEPNADPEPKAETPEVLGAEINAPEEPVVQDDVKGPEVPVTAEPVPAAKEESKPADEPEPSTDATASEKIEAEPAADLKAEETPADTQPEEQVDPTPVKDQSEETPVTVVDEPTTGGGEAGASAAPIADEPAEAEKPADLEKAEEPVEVSSDVTPAPETKAISETPDDDESKPKGSPVQPAPEPESTPAPAVVEDKAEPQEESNAADVNVAVSASDEPAEKSVGVPVQKDEPEPLPKHEEEAKDEPYTPPAEPVASEEPQVEPVTAETLPKDSDVTEDAPKANGVNPVVAVEEVAESTPESLPLAAETTSHLTVEDAPKDETHVQDKSLPQAPSQTTETTIPEESPAQPLESTHVAKSEPPVVEPVVQQKVIDDNVATMPANEEAKKDVPSQREEQPENPAKSAEAIPPQAALKPAEPAPADAGSAKEPVSQQAPVADARSEPSSMSDANAKSATPIVDAIKAATAAEPASKHDASKPVAKDADEPQRPPTANQSVTSLTTHKRESFFRALWRAVFLNFFGGLFGAFRRRERPPQ